One Oryzias melastigma strain HK-1 unplaced genomic scaffold, ASM292280v2 sc00232, whole genome shotgun sequence DNA segment encodes these proteins:
- the odc1 gene encoding ornithine decarboxylase — protein MNTEVPRLEFSFLEEGFSAWDIVEQKINELSLTDDRDAFYVCDLGDVLKKHLRWTRGLPRVTPFYAVKCNDSRAVVMTLASLGTGFDCASKAEIQLVQSLGVHPCRIIYANPCKQVSQMKYASAQGVQMMTFDSEVELMKVARYHDNAKLVLRIATDDSKSTCRLSIKFGAPIKVCRGLLERAKELGLDVIGVSFHVGSGCTDAGTFVKAIADARCVFDMGEELGFQMDLLDIGGGFPGSEDAELSFEEITATINPALDKYFPVDTGVRIIAEPGRFYVASAYTLVVNIIAKKVIVDEDTTIDEEDNKTLMYYVNDGVYGSFNCILYDHAHCLPVLHKKPKHDEIMYSCSIWGPTCDGLDRIVEQCCLPDMQVGDWLVFENMGAYTVAASSTFNGFQRPDIHYIMSRPAWQYVQQIFSHGGLPPPLEGSSLLEIPACCSRGSTFDMSTKPCHANIV, from the exons ATGAACACTGAAGTGCCCAGACTTGAATTTTCTTTCCTCGAGGAAGGTTTTTCCGCTTGGGATATTGTTGAGCAGAAGATCAATGAGTTGTCCCTGACT GATGACAGGGACGCTTTCTATGTCTGTGACTTGggagatgttttaaaaaaacacctacGCTGGACAAGGGGCTTGCCGCGTGTTACTCCTTTTTATGCCGTCAAGTGCAACGACAGCCGGGCTGTTGTCATGACTCTGGCCTCTCTTGGAACTGGCTTTGATTGTGCAAGCAAG GCAGAGATTCAGCTTGTTCAGTCTTTGGGAGTACATCCATGCAGAATAATCTATGCCAACCCTTGTAAGCAAGTTTCTCAGATGAAGTATGCATCTGCCCAAGGAGTGCAGATGATGACTTTTGATAGTGAAGTGGAACTCATGAAAGTTGCtcgttaccatgacaatgcCAA ACTGGTGTTGCGTATTGCCACAGATGACTCAAAGTCAACTTGTCGCTTGAGTATAAAGTTTGGGGCCCCAATAAAAGTTTGTCGGGGGCTTCTGGAGCGTGCCAAGGAGCTGGGGCTGGATGTCATTGGTGTCAGCTTCCATGTTGGCAGTGGCTGCACTGATGCTGGGACCTTTGTCAAGGCAATAGCAGATGCACGCTGTGTCTTTGATATGGGT GAGGAGCTGGGCTTCCAGATGGATCTTCTAGACATTGGAGGGGGGTTCCCTGGTTCTGAAGATGCGGaactttcatttgaagag atcacAGCAACAATAAACCCAGCACTGGACAAATATTTTCCTGTTGACACTGGTGTGAGGATAATTGCTGAGCCCGGGCGGTTCTATGTGGCCTCTGCTTACACACTAGTTGTAAATATCATTGCCAAGAAAGTCATCGTTGATGAAGACACTACCATTGATG aggaaGACAACAAGACTTTGATGTATTACGTCAATGATGGAGTGTATGGATCTTTTAACTGCATTCTCTATGACCATGCTCACTGTTTACCAGTGTTGCATAAG AAGCCTAAACATGATGAAATCATGTACTCCTGCAGTATTTGGGGCCCAACATGTGATGGCCTTGACCGCATCGTGGAGCAGTGTTGTCTACCTGACATGCAAGTTGGTGACTGGCTTGTTTTTGAAAACATGGGGGCCTACACTGTAGCTGCATCATCTACTTTTAATGGCTTTCAAAGACCTGATATTCACTACATTATGTCACGCCCTGCCTG GCAATATGTGCAGCAGATCTTTTCCCACGGTGGGCTACCTCCTCCTCTAGAAGGGTCTTCGCTGTTAGAAATACCAGCATGCTGTAGCAGAGGGAGTACTTTCGACATGTCAACTAAGCCATGCCATGCTAACATTGTGTAA
- the LOC112141438 gene encoding uncharacterized protein LOC112141438, with translation MTGMTQFGPTTFQSQGGHSTTRPLSWFILSVTGKILCIDATKQILRKIYGDGQATMQFLTSVLNEWGQFVTTVVMTSDSEDCYKRMARGLTAWFKRAQAPAPKILYADSHCCCDGGTSMLESLFADWIEEGMVIRLDIHHWLHRWDAVVIRQSHARYGAFMSAMAGALLAYNQADMQLLISAVRNGNKEMYSKYSDEEMISFLKPNQIKSYVHRVTRGVENSAVAVEFILEQFKGPAGLDIDGIPLFKDDAAVNSHWCYAPCGLGVQGLT, from the exons aTGACTGGTATGACCCAATTTggacccacgaccttccaatctcagggcggacactccaccacaaggccactgagctggtttatACTGAGCGTGACAGGGAAAATCCTGTGCATCGACGCCACAAAGCAG ATACTGAGAAAGATCTACGGTGACGGCCAAGCAACAATGCAGTTCCTCACGAGTGTCTTGAACGAATGGGGTCAATTTGTGACCACCGTTGTGATGACGTCAGACTCTGAAGACTGCTACAAGAGAATGGCCCGCGGACTGACTGCCTGGTTCAAGCGCGCCCAGGCACCTGCTCCAAAAATCCTCTACGCAGACAGCCACTGCTGTTG TGACGGAGGCACGTCCATGCTGGAATCCTTGTTTGCTGACTGGATTGAAGAGGGCATGGTGATCCGGCTTGACATTCATCACTGGCTGCACCGTTGGGATGCTGTGGTAATCAGGCAGAGTCACGCCAGGTATGGAGCCTTCATGAGCGCCATGGCTGGAGCCCTGCTGGCCTACAACCAGGCAGATATGCAACTGCTGATCTCTGCTGTTCGGAATGGCAACAAAGAAATGTACTCCAAGTACAGCGATGAGGAGATGATTTCCTTTTTGAAGCCAAACCAGATCAAGAGCTACGTTCACCGTGTGACCAGGGGTGTTGAG AACAGCGCTGTTGCTGTCGAGTTCATCTTGGAGCAGTTCAAGGGACCAGCTGGGCTGGACATTGATGGGATCCCTTTGTTTAAGGATGACGCCGCTGTCAACAGTCACTGGTGTTACGCCCCATGTGGTCTAGGGGTGcagggcctaacataa